The Primulina tabacum isolate GXHZ01 chromosome 16, ASM2559414v2, whole genome shotgun sequence genome window below encodes:
- the LOC142529495 gene encoding thaumatin-like protein 1: MFMVCRQCSTIKNNCPYTIWPATLTSRGGSILTGFELGSKASTTLNAPAGWSGRIWARTACSNSGGRFQCLAGDCGSGQVACNGAGGTPPVSLIEFTLNGDGNKDYYDLSLVDGFNFPVVVEPQSGGCPTAVCPVDINNHGCPNELAVRDGRGGVIGCKSACFAFNQPQYCCTGQYSTPDTCKPTNYSEIFKRLCPQAYSYAYDDKSSLFTCPAGGNYLVTFCP, encoded by the exons ATGTTTATG GTATGTCGGCAATGTTCGACAATAAAAAACAATTGTCCCTACACTATATGGCCCGCAACATTGACTAGCCGTGGGGGGTCAATTCTAACCGGGTTTGAATTGGGAAGCAAAGCTTCAACAACCCTCAATGCACCAGCCGGCTGGTCGGGAAGGATTTGGGCTCGAACCGCCTGCTCAAATTCCGGAGGCAGATTCCAGTGTCTCGCCGGAGATTGCGGATCGGGTCAAGTTGCATGCAACGGAGCCGGCGGTACCCCTCCTGTATCTCTTATCGAATTCACTCTCAATGGAGATGGAAACAAAGATTATTACGACCTTAGCCTCGTCGATGGCTTCAATTTCCCCGTAGTCGTGGAGCCACAAAGCGGCGGTTGTCCTACTGCGGTTTGCCCCGTCGATATTAATAATCACGGATGTCCTAATGAATTGGCGGTGAGGGACGGAAGGGGTGGCGTGATCGGTTGTAAAAGTGCGTGTTTCGCTTTCAATCAGCCGCAGTATTGTTGCACCGGTCAGTATAGTACTCCGGACACATGCAAGCCGACGAACTATTCGGAGATTTTCAAGCGGCTGTGTCCTCAGGCGTATAGTTATGCTTACGACGATAAATCTAGCTTGTTCA